A single genomic interval of Celeribacter indicus harbors:
- a CDS encoding prepilin peptidase, whose amino-acid sequence MLSLPPVAATWFLLPVALVSFLAAFNDLKRMKLPNPLVIALALVYVAMGPFLLPFDQYLWGFSHGVVMYLLGMLAFAFLGVGAGDGKFAAAMSLFIPLADATAVLTLFAVFLLGAFAAHRALRALPAIRRAAPDWVSWDHHKFPMGLALAGTMVSYLALAIVL is encoded by the coding sequence ATGCTCTCCCTCCCTCCGGTCGCCGCGACCTGGTTCCTGCTGCCCGTGGCGCTCGTCTCCTTCCTCGCCGCCTTCAACGACCTGAAACGGATGAAGCTGCCGAACCCGCTCGTGATCGCGCTCGCGCTCGTCTATGTCGCGATGGGTCCGTTCCTCCTGCCGTTCGACCAGTATCTCTGGGGCTTTTCCCACGGCGTCGTGATGTATCTCCTCGGCATGCTCGCCTTCGCCTTTCTCGGCGTCGGCGCGGGCGACGGCAAGTTCGCCGCCGCCATGTCCCTCTTCATCCCGCTGGCCGATGCCACCGCCGTGCTCACGCTCTTCGCGGTCTTCCTGCTCGGCGCCTTCGCCGCCCATCGCGCCCTGCGCGCCCTCCCCGCCATACGCCGCGCGGCGCCCGACTGGGTCTCCTGGGACCACCACAAATTCCCCATGGGCCTCGCACTCGCCGGCACGATGGTGAGCTACCTCGCCCTCGCCATCGTGCTCTGA
- a CDS encoding tetratricopeptide repeat protein, translating to MRNISMITLALAGTLALSACQKPFGGDVRRADTSVNAIDGTGLSDIMLNAADPNESVSYFLRATNENPDRLDLQRGLAKSLLRANQPDAAAAAWEKVVAHKDAGMDDRVDYADALIRTGDWKAAEAQLDSVPPTHETYKRYRLEAMVADSHQDWRKADSFYQTAAGLTTRPAGVLNNWGYSKLTRGEYAGAEKLFAQAVTYDPGLFTAKNNLVLARGAQGKYDLPVMDMTQTERAQLLYTLGLAAVKAGDVSIGKGLIREAIDTHPQHFEAAVRSLRALETNVSNG from the coding sequence ATGCGCAATATTTCCATGATCACGCTCGCGCTCGCGGGCACACTGGCCCTTTCGGCCTGTCAGAAACCCTTTGGCGGGGATGTGCGCCGCGCCGATACCTCGGTGAACGCGATCGACGGCACGGGGCTTTCCGACATCATGCTCAACGCCGCCGATCCGAACGAATCCGTCTCCTATTTCCTGCGCGCCACGAACGAGAACCCCGACCGCCTCGACCTCCAGCGCGGCCTCGCGAAATCCCTGCTCCGCGCCAACCAGCCCGACGCCGCGGCCGCCGCCTGGGAAAAGGTGGTCGCCCACAAGGACGCCGGGATGGACGACCGCGTGGACTATGCCGACGCGCTGATCCGCACCGGCGACTGGAAAGCCGCCGAGGCCCAGCTCGACAGCGTCCCGCCCACCCACGAGACCTACAAGCGCTACCGGCTTGAGGCGATGGTTGCCGACAGCCACCAGGACTGGCGGAAGGCGGACAGCTTCTACCAGACCGCCGCCGGGCTGACGACCCGGCCCGCGGGCGTCCTGAACAACTGGGGCTATTCGAAACTCACCCGCGGCGAATATGCCGGCGCCGAAAAGCTCTTCGCCCAGGCGGTCACCTACGATCCCGGCCTGTTCACCGCCAAGAACAACCTCGTGCTCGCCCGCGGCGCGCAGGGCAAATACGACCTCCCGGTCATGGACATGACCCAGACCGAACGTGCCCAGCTCCTCTACACGCTCGGCCTCGCCGCGGTGAAGGCGGGCGACGTCTCCATCGGCAAGGGCCTCATCCGGGAAGCCATCGACACCCATCCGCAGCATTTCGAGGCGGCGGTGCGCAGCCTGCGCGCCCTCGAGACCAACGTGTCCAACGGCTGA